The following proteins are co-located in the Haloarcula marismortui ATCC 43049 genome:
- a CDS encoding GIY-YIG nuclease family protein: MPGGTYTLILERIAGGPIAVGALGEIEFPAGWYAYTGSALGSGGFGRIDRHRAVAAGDNDTRHWHIDYLLGHAATAVDRVVTTEADIECAVAKRVDGPTAEGFDRIDAFGCSDCDCRSHLIHHEQREQLVDAVTDAHEAAGEETATATE; encoded by the coding sequence ATGCCTGGCGGAACCTACACGCTGATTCTCGAACGAATCGCCGGCGGGCCGATTGCGGTCGGCGCGCTGGGCGAAATCGAGTTCCCGGCGGGCTGGTACGCCTACACCGGGAGTGCGCTGGGTAGCGGCGGTTTCGGTCGCATCGACCGCCACCGCGCGGTCGCTGCCGGCGACAACGACACCCGGCACTGGCACATCGACTACCTGCTCGGCCACGCGGCGACGGCTGTCGACCGGGTCGTCACGACCGAGGCCGACATCGAATGCGCCGTCGCCAAGCGTGTCGACGGGCCGACAGCGGAGGGGTTCGACCGCATCGACGCCTTCGGCTGTTCTGACTGTGACTGTCGCTCACATCTGATACACCACGAGCAGCGGGAGCAACTGGTCGACGCGGTGACCGACGCCCACGAGGCCGCCGGAGAGGAGACAGCAACCGCGACCGAGTAG
- the leuS gene encoding leucine--tRNA ligase: MSRRYDHARVQEYWQQAWEREGVFECPTDATDPTYVLGMFPYTSGSLHMGHIRNYAITDAYARYRRMAGDEVLHPMGWDAFGLPAENAAYKRDTDPESWTRTCIDQMKDDLREMGFGYDWSREITTCDPDYYQWNQWLFTQFYDEGLVDYGAATVNWCPDCETVLADAQVETPPEADEGETTAGTGHSHTHGGGVCWRCGTDVEQRDLDQWFFAITDYAEELYHGLDDLEGWPDGVRDSQRNWIGRQEGARVAFSVGHDDHGTVEAFTTRLDTVYGATYLALSPGHDLARALAEADDDVADYVESVASTDDAGMSGVETDLIATHPYTGEELPVYVAAYVLDDVGTGAVMGVPAHNEQDHAFADEHDLPVEQAVEPVDGSGTDLPHAPYTGDGMLMDSGEYDGLASSAARERLREHEAAESAVTYRLRDWLISRQRYWGTPIPIVHCDDCGHVPVPEEDLPVELPDYVQTTGNPLDAAEEWKQTSCPDCGADAVRETDTMDTFVDSSWYFLRYLSPHFADAPFDQKTADEWLPVDVYVGGEEHAVLHLLYIRFFTRALSDIGLLDREEPVERLINQGTVLHSGEKMSKSKGNDIAPHEYGAETTRLFVLSAAHPSQDFEWTVKDVSTAYDFQQTLYRLVTEYTDRTETRTESTDHDTYLEREIDRTIAAVTEEYDRFRFHRVIGEIQRFARLLGRYAGYDRPYQFAYSRGLRVLAGLVAPIAPFLAEEMWQLLDEDGLVAESRWPEPLRDVDDYRIERQVVRRTLDDVREITEVVDIDEPNEIELVVAADWKYRAYEIARESDPDDAIVGEIMADEGIKQHGDTAAEFADRLADRGAGLEPIIDGERELDTLQQAAWLFEDEFGCDVVVRRAAPDDDLAAKARPNKPAIHIS, from the coding sequence ATGTCGCGCCGATATGACCACGCTCGGGTTCAGGAGTACTGGCAGCAGGCCTGGGAGCGAGAGGGCGTTTTCGAATGCCCGACCGACGCTACGGACCCGACGTACGTGCTGGGAATGTTTCCCTACACCTCCGGCTCGTTGCATATGGGACACATCAGAAACTACGCCATTACCGACGCGTACGCCCGGTATCGGCGGATGGCCGGTGACGAGGTGCTTCACCCGATGGGGTGGGACGCCTTCGGCCTGCCGGCGGAGAACGCGGCCTACAAACGGGACACTGACCCCGAATCCTGGACCCGAACCTGTATCGACCAGATGAAAGACGACCTCCGGGAGATGGGCTTTGGCTACGACTGGTCCCGGGAAATCACTACCTGTGACCCCGACTACTACCAGTGGAACCAGTGGCTGTTCACCCAGTTCTACGATGAGGGGCTGGTCGACTACGGCGCGGCGACGGTGAACTGGTGTCCGGACTGTGAGACAGTGCTTGCTGACGCGCAGGTCGAAACGCCGCCGGAAGCCGATGAAGGCGAAACGACTGCTGGCACTGGCCACAGCCACACCCACGGTGGCGGTGTCTGCTGGCGCTGTGGAACGGACGTTGAGCAGCGAGACCTCGACCAGTGGTTCTTCGCCATCACCGACTACGCCGAGGAGCTGTATCACGGGCTCGACGACTTGGAGGGATGGCCCGACGGCGTCCGGGACAGCCAGCGCAACTGGATCGGTCGACAAGAAGGTGCTCGCGTCGCCTTCTCAGTCGGTCACGACGACCACGGGACCGTTGAGGCGTTCACGACGCGGCTCGACACGGTATATGGCGCGACATATCTGGCGCTGTCGCCGGGCCACGACCTCGCCCGGGCGCTGGCCGAGGCGGACGACGATGTCGCCGACTACGTGGAGTCGGTGGCGAGCACGGATGACGCCGGGATGAGCGGCGTCGAGACGGACCTCATCGCGACCCACCCGTACACCGGCGAGGAACTGCCGGTGTACGTTGCCGCGTACGTGCTTGACGACGTGGGCACGGGTGCGGTGATGGGCGTGCCGGCTCACAACGAACAGGACCACGCCTTCGCCGACGAACACGACCTGCCCGTCGAGCAGGCTGTCGAACCGGTCGACGGCAGCGGAACGGACCTGCCACACGCACCCTACACCGGCGACGGGATGCTCATGGACAGTGGCGAGTACGACGGCCTCGCCAGTTCCGCCGCCCGCGAGCGCCTGCGCGAGCACGAGGCCGCCGAGTCCGCGGTGACCTACCGCCTGCGGGACTGGCTCATCTCGCGGCAGCGCTACTGGGGGACGCCGATCCCCATCGTCCACTGCGACGACTGCGGTCACGTTCCGGTCCCCGAGGAGGACCTCCCGGTGGAACTGCCCGACTACGTCCAGACGACGGGGAACCCACTCGACGCCGCAGAGGAGTGGAAACAGACGAGCTGTCCCGACTGCGGGGCCGACGCGGTGCGGGAGACGGACACGATGGACACGTTTGTCGACTCCTCGTGGTACTTCCTCAGGTATCTCTCGCCGCACTTCGCGGACGCGCCCTTCGACCAGAAAACCGCCGACGAGTGGCTCCCGGTCGACGTGTACGTCGGCGGCGAGGAACACGCAGTGCTGCACCTCCTCTATATACGCTTTTTCACCCGCGCGCTGTCGGACATCGGCCTGCTGGACCGGGAAGAACCGGTCGAGCGACTCATCAATCAGGGGACGGTGCTTCACAGCGGCGAGAAGATGTCCAAATCGAAGGGCAACGACATCGCGCCCCACGAGTACGGGGCCGAGACGACGCGGCTGTTTGTCCTCTCGGCGGCCCACCCCTCGCAGGACTTCGAGTGGACCGTGAAGGACGTCTCCACGGCCTACGACTTCCAGCAGACGCTGTATCGCCTTGTCACGGAATACACCGACCGAACGGAGACACGGACCGAGAGCACCGACCACGACACGTACTTAGAGCGGGAAATCGACCGGACTATCGCGGCCGTTACCGAGGAGTACGACCGCTTTCGCTTCCATCGCGTTATCGGCGAGATACAGCGCTTCGCCCGCCTACTGGGGCGCTACGCGGGCTACGACCGTCCCTACCAGTTCGCCTACAGCCGCGGCTTGCGTGTGCTCGCTGGCCTAGTTGCCCCGATCGCGCCGTTCCTCGCCGAGGAGATGTGGCAGCTGCTCGACGAGGACGGCCTCGTCGCCGAGAGCCGGTGGCCAGAACCGCTCCGTGACGTGGACGATTACCGCATCGAGCGGCAGGTCGTCCGGCGGACGCTCGACGACGTGCGCGAAATCACAGAGGTCGTCGACATCGACGAACCGAACGAGATCGAACTCGTCGTTGCCGCCGACTGGAAGTACCGCGCCTACGAAATCGCCCGCGAGTCTGACCCCGACGACGCCATCGTCGGCGAAATCATGGCCGACGAGGGTATCAAGCAGCACGGCGACACGGCCGCCGAGTTCGCCGACCGCCTGGCCGACCGCGGGGCGGGCCTCGAACCGATTATCGACGGCGAGCGCGAACTCGATACGCTCCAGCAGGCCGCGTGGCTGTTCGAAGACGAGTTCGGCTGCGATGTCGTCGTTCGGCGGGCCGCGCCTGACGACGACCTCGCGGCCAAGGCCCGACCGAACAAGCCCGCGATTCACATCTCCTGA
- a CDS encoding ABC transporter permease, which yields MDRLRSASSRVLIAAAAFLTLAVLAGFGLFAPASTPGQIFWVLASKSTLSSTLRLSVPIVLAALGGIFAEKSGIINIGLEGLLIISAFAAIFGADATGSLWLGFLIGIVASTLLAGVFAVVCIEFRADQIIAGLAVWLIALGLAPFASQVFYGGPNTSSVGTFDTITVPTLAEIPFFGALFDASPAVYIMFLAVAASWYVLNRTTFGRWVRAAGENPKALDTAGVDVSRVRYAAVLLSGVFSGMGGAALAINIGQFTGNGPTMVNGKGFIAIVAYLFGNYNPVGALLSTTLFAGLDAVQLRLQTADVIAVPDSLVQTIPFVAVIVVLALVGKTRLPEAAGDHYESGEE from the coding sequence ATGGATCGACTCCGCTCGGCTTCGAGTCGGGTCCTCATCGCCGCCGCAGCGTTCCTCACACTGGCTGTGCTTGCCGGATTCGGACTCTTCGCGCCGGCGTCGACGCCCGGACAGATATTCTGGGTTCTGGCCTCGAAATCGACGCTGTCATCGACACTGCGGCTCTCGGTTCCGATCGTGCTGGCCGCGCTGGGCGGCATCTTCGCCGAGAAGAGTGGGATCATCAATATCGGGCTGGAAGGGCTGCTCATCATCTCCGCCTTCGCAGCCATCTTCGGAGCCGACGCCACCGGTTCGCTGTGGCTCGGGTTCCTCATCGGCATTGTTGCGTCGACGCTCCTCGCGGGCGTGTTCGCCGTTGTCTGCATCGAGTTCCGCGCCGACCAGATTATCGCTGGGCTGGCGGTCTGGCTCATCGCACTCGGACTTGCGCCGTTCGCCTCGCAGGTGTTCTACGGCGGGCCAAACACCAGCAGCGTCGGGACTTTCGACACAATAACCGTTCCGACGCTGGCCGAGATCCCGTTCTTCGGCGCGCTGTTCGACGCCTCGCCCGCGGTGTACATCATGTTCCTCGCCGTGGCGGCGTCGTGGTACGTCCTGAACCGAACCACGTTCGGCCGCTGGGTCCGGGCCGCCGGCGAGAACCCGAAGGCGCTTGACACCGCCGGCGTCGACGTGTCCCGTGTCCGCTACGCCGCCGTGCTCCTCTCCGGTGTCTTCTCCGGCATGGGTGGGGCCGCGTTGGCGATCAACATCGGTCAGTTCACCGGGAACGGCCCGACGATGGTCAACGGCAAGGGATTCATCGCCATCGTCGCGTATCTGTTCGGCAACTACAATCCGGTCGGCGCGCTGCTATCGACCACGCTGTTTGCCGGCCTTGACGCCGTCCAGTTGCGTCTCCAGACGGCCGATGTCATCGCCGTCCCCGATTCGCTGGTCCAGACGATTCCGTTCGTCGCCGTCATCGTCGTGCTCGCTCTGGTGGGCAAGACCCGCCTGCCGGAAGCCGCCGGTGACCACTACGAGTCCGGCGAGGAATGA
- a CDS encoding ABC transporter permease, with protein MSDGGPSQNGDDPPTPDSDDRWSQYRQRLIRLGQTSVGERILIAVSALLLSLVVGTVIVTAAGLLATCRSPVLTFGSTTLCYDPFYVFNRLFLGALGDPFAGGWSPLNAQFAATLRETTILVFTGLSVALAFRAGIFNIGTQGQLIIGALAAALTVLWAGSLVSGTVALVLFIPLGLLAGAIGGGLYGAIPGALKAYADANEVITTIMLNFVAVRVTLYLVRNHFADPTSQATQTPTLPVEGQFPSILFDPRTDFSLLALLIALAFVGGVYYLLEHTAFGYDLRTAGIQPAAAEYGGVDSARTILTSLTLSGALGGIGGAVFVMMTLGKFQTGIPSYGFDGITVSILAGNNPIGAVFAALLFGVLKSGSNVVAFATDVPPQLVGVLRGLIILFVAMPEFFRIIGRRLAAREPDSPATATAGGGADD; from the coding sequence ATGAGCGATGGTGGCCCGTCGCAGAACGGGGACGACCCGCCGACACCGGACTCGGACGACCGGTGGTCACAGTACCGCCAGCGACTGATCAGGCTGGGCCAGACCTCAGTCGGCGAGCGGATTCTCATCGCTGTCTCGGCGCTATTGCTCTCTCTCGTCGTTGGGACGGTTATTGTCACTGCCGCGGGACTGCTGGCGACGTGTCGGTCGCCGGTCCTCACGTTCGGTTCCACGACGCTGTGTTACGACCCGTTCTACGTGTTCAACCGGCTGTTCCTCGGCGCGCTGGGCGATCCCTTCGCCGGCGGCTGGTCGCCGCTGAACGCACAGTTTGCGGCGACGCTACGCGAGACGACGATACTGGTGTTTACCGGGCTTTCGGTAGCCTTAGCGTTCCGTGCGGGCATCTTCAACATCGGGACGCAGGGCCAGCTTATCATCGGCGCACTGGCAGCCGCACTGACGGTGCTGTGGGCCGGTTCGCTGGTCTCCGGGACGGTCGCGCTCGTCCTGTTTATTCCGCTCGGGTTGCTCGCTGGCGCGATCGGTGGCGGCCTCTATGGTGCGATCCCCGGCGCGCTGAAAGCTTACGCCGACGCGAACGAGGTCATTACCACTATTATGCTCAACTTCGTCGCGGTACGGGTAACGCTGTATCTCGTCCGGAACCACTTCGCCGACCCGACGAGCCAGGCGACACAGACCCCGACCCTACCCGTTGAGGGACAGTTCCCCTCGATCCTGTTTGACCCGCGGACGGACTTCTCGCTGCTCGCACTCCTGATAGCACTCGCGTTCGTCGGCGGCGTCTACTACCTGCTCGAACACACGGCCTTTGGCTATGACCTGCGGACCGCCGGTATCCAGCCCGCGGCCGCGGAGTACGGTGGCGTCGACTCTGCCCGGACCATCCTGACCTCGCTCACGCTGTCGGGCGCACTGGGCGGTATCGGCGGGGCCGTATTCGTGATGATGACCCTTGGAAAGTTCCAGACTGGGATTCCGAGCTACGGTTTCGACGGGATCACCGTCTCTATCCTCGCCGGCAACAACCCGATCGGGGCCGTCTTCGCCGCGCTGCTCTTTGGCGTCCTCAAGTCCGGCTCGAACGTGGTGGCGTTCGCGACCGACGTGCCGCCACAGCTTGTCGGCGTCCTCCGTGGACTGATCATCCTGTTCGTCGCGATGCCGGAGTTCTTCCGTATCATCGGCCGGCGGCTCGCAGCACGCGAGCCAGACAGTCCGGCCACCGCGACTGCGGGAGGTGGTGCTGATGACTAA
- a CDS encoding BMP family lipoprotein, which produces MCDTEVFNAYRHRWWDMSQRRRTFISSVGTATAIGLAGCLGGDGGDGSGGDGGDTDSDGGDGGDGDSGPAARIGMVYATGGLGDGSFNDQAQTGAIRAADELNIEYDESQPEAVQDFGSLQQQYAQSSNPNYDLICCIGFLQADALTENAEQYPEQDFMIVDSVVDADNVGSYVFGEHQGSFLIGLMAAKLSTQDFSAGAGSTQGDSASVGFVGGVEGDLIGRFEAGYKAGVKHAEEDVDVQTAYVGDFNDPSGGQEAALSMYESGADIVYHAAGNTGTGVFRAAQEAGRFAVGVDRDQSVTKENFSDIILASMVKRVDNAVYAAIESTTNDNFDGGAVNTLGLEQNGVEAVYGQQLGSEIPQSVKDEVSGVRQSIIDGDISVPTDPDNA; this is translated from the coding sequence ATGTGCGACACCGAAGTCTTTAACGCCTATCGACACCGCTGGTGGGACATGTCACAGCGAAGGCGCACGTTCATCAGTAGTGTTGGTACCGCAACCGCAATCGGGTTAGCTGGCTGCCTCGGTGGCGATGGCGGCGACGGCAGCGGCGGCGACGGCGGGGACACCGACAGCGATGGCGGGGACGGTGGCGACGGCGACAGCGGTCCGGCCGCTCGCATCGGAATGGTGTATGCGACGGGTGGGCTCGGTGACGGGTCGTTCAACGACCAGGCCCAGACCGGAGCTATCCGGGCAGCAGACGAGCTCAACATCGAATACGATGAGTCGCAGCCGGAAGCGGTACAGGACTTCGGCAGCCTTCAGCAACAGTACGCACAGTCCTCGAACCCGAACTACGATCTTATCTGCTGTATCGGCTTCCTGCAGGCGGACGCCCTCACGGAGAACGCCGAACAGTACCCCGAGCAGGACTTCATGATCGTTGACTCCGTCGTTGACGCGGACAACGTCGGCTCGTACGTGTTCGGTGAGCATCAGGGCTCGTTCCTCATTGGACTGATGGCCGCGAAGCTGTCCACTCAGGACTTCTCGGCTGGAGCCGGATCCACGCAGGGTGACTCCGCGAGCGTCGGTTTCGTCGGCGGTGTCGAGGGTGACCTCATCGGTCGCTTCGAAGCTGGTTACAAAGCCGGCGTCAAGCACGCAGAGGAGGACGTCGACGTCCAGACAGCCTATGTCGGCGACTTCAACGACCCCTCCGGCGGACAGGAGGCGGCCCTCTCGATGTACGAATCCGGCGCGGACATCGTCTACCACGCGGCCGGCAACACCGGAACCGGTGTGTTCCGGGCGGCGCAGGAGGCGGGGCGCTTCGCCGTCGGTGTCGACCGCGACCAGTCGGTCACGAAAGAGAACTTCAGCGATATCATTCTCGCGAGTATGGTCAAGCGGGTCGACAACGCTGTCTACGCCGCCATTGAGTCGACGACGAACGATAACTTCGATGGCGGCGCTGTGAACACGCTCGGCCTCGAACAGAACGGCGTCGAAGCGGTGTACGGCCAGCAGCTCGGCTCGGAAATCCCACAGAGCGTCAAAGACGAGGTCTCTGGAGTTCGTCAGAGCATCATCGACGGCGACATCAGCGTGCCGACTGACCCCGACAACGCCTGA
- a CDS encoding inorganic phosphate transporter, which produces MTTVVFWALVALATITGLVTAWTLGANSNSPPFAPAIGANAISTMRAAFLIGILAAMGALTQGGSISETVGAGLIDGATITSLAAVAGLLTATGFMAFGIYSGYPVPAAFATTGAMVGVGLSLGGQPVFDTYRRIATFWLLVPPVSGSLAYLTATVLRRDDIPETVGVPLLAGVVGGIVANVQLSIIPSPAGTDQGSLAGFAAMVAGTDIAAVATTLLVAAGSFYYIRRQTQASVDKGIKTFLVVLGSVVAFSSGGSQVGLATGPLENLYRAELGLPGFVLLALGAVGILGGAWMGAPRLLQATSREYAQLGVRRSIAALVPGFIIAQAAIALGIPISFNNIIISGVIGGGLAGGSAGVSRRKIGVTVGFWLITLVTSVVIGFGVYQVLEAALGSQV; this is translated from the coding sequence GTGACGACCGTCGTCTTCTGGGCGCTGGTCGCCCTCGCGACGATCACCGGTCTGGTGACAGCCTGGACCCTCGGTGCGAACAGCAACTCACCCCCATTCGCCCCGGCTATCGGTGCGAACGCCATTTCGACGATGCGCGCTGCCTTCCTGATCGGCATCCTCGCCGCGATGGGGGCACTGACCCAGGGCGGGAGCATTTCGGAAACGGTCGGGGCCGGCCTTATCGACGGCGCCACGATCACATCGCTCGCAGCCGTCGCCGGGCTGTTGACCGCGACCGGATTCATGGCGTTTGGCATCTACTCGGGCTACCCCGTCCCGGCGGCGTTCGCGACGACGGGCGCGATGGTCGGTGTTGGCCTCTCGCTCGGTGGACAGCCGGTGTTCGACACCTACCGTCGTATCGCGACGTTCTGGCTGCTTGTCCCACCTGTGTCGGGAAGTCTGGCCTATCTCACCGCGACGGTGTTGCGCCGAGACGACATCCCCGAAACGGTCGGGGTCCCGCTGCTCGCCGGCGTCGTTGGGGGTATCGTCGCAAACGTTCAGTTGAGCATCATTCCCTCGCCCGCCGGCACCGACCAGGGCTCGCTGGCCGGCTTTGCCGCGATGGTCGCTGGCACGGATATCGCCGCCGTCGCCACGACGCTGCTGGTCGCCGCGGGGAGCTTCTACTACATCCGCCGACAGACCCAGGCCTCCGTCGATAAGGGTATCAAGACCTTTCTCGTCGTTCTCGGCAGCGTCGTCGCCTTCTCTAGCGGCGGGAGTCAGGTCGGCCTCGCAACCGGCCCGCTGGAGAACCTCTACCGCGCCGAACTCGGCCTGCCCGGGTTCGTATTGCTGGCGCTCGGCGCAGTGGGTATCCTCGGTGGCGCGTGGATGGGCGCACCCCGCCTGCTACAGGCGACCTCCCGTGAGTACGCGCAACTCGGCGTCCGCCGCTCCATCGCGGCGCTGGTCCCCGGCTTCATCATCGCGCAGGCCGCCATCGCGCTTGGCATCCCCATCTCGTTCAACAACATCATCATCTCCGGGGTCATCGGCGGCGGCCTGGCCGGCGGCTCCGCCGGCGTCTCTCGCCGGAAGATAGGTGTGACTGTCGGGTTCTGGCTCATCACACTCGTCACCAGCGTCGTGATCGGCTTCGGCGTGTATCAGGTGCTAGAAGCGGCGCTCGGTAGCCAGGTCTGA
- a CDS encoding universal stress protein — translation MTLTHVLVPLDGSPLADEALTYALETFDCRITVLNVVAPLDTGMSEGGVLEPDADRQAAADERATKLVDRASQQASEAGQQVETAVETGDPAETILDYVEEVDVDQVVMGGHGGTRNEIARRLLGTVATAVVSEAPVTVTVVR, via the coding sequence ATGACACTGACACACGTCCTCGTCCCGCTGGACGGGTCACCGCTGGCTGACGAGGCGCTGACGTACGCGCTGGAGACGTTCGACTGCCGGATTACAGTTCTGAACGTCGTTGCGCCGCTCGATACGGGGATGAGCGAAGGCGGGGTGCTTGAACCGGACGCGGACCGCCAAGCGGCCGCCGACGAGCGGGCCACGAAGCTCGTCGACCGGGCGTCACAGCAGGCCAGTGAGGCCGGCCAACAGGTCGAAACGGCTGTCGAGACCGGTGACCCGGCCGAGACGATTCTGGACTACGTCGAGGAAGTCGACGTGGATCAGGTGGTGATGGGTGGCCACGGCGGGACGCGAAACGAGATTGCCCGGCGGTTGCTGGGGACCGTTGCGACGGCGGTCGTCAGCGAAGCGCCGGTGACGGTAACGGTCGTCCGGTAG